TCTACGCCACATTGTCCGGGGCCGCAGCGTCAGCGCGCGGCCGGGCTGGTCTCGGGATCCAGCAGGCGATGCAGATGGACGACGAAATAGCGCATCTGGGCATTGTCCACCGTCTGCTGCGCCTTGGCTTTCCAGGCGGCATGGGCGGTGGCGTAGTTCGGAAAGATGCCCACGACGTCGAGCTTGTCGAGATCCTTGAAGGTGACGCCGTCAAGGCTTTCGAGTTCGCCGCCGAAAACCAGATGAAGAAGCTGAGGGGTGGTCATGAGCCCAGTCTGCTGCCGTTGTTTCCGATCCGGGTAGCTCGCCCGCGCGGATTCCGTCGCCGCGCCCTCAGCGCACGGCATCCATCAGCGAGGGATGCAGCAGCGCGCCGGACGACACCAGCGCTCCATGGCGCGGTATCGGAGCGTTGTAGGCGAGCGGAAGCCCGTCGAGGGTGGTGAGGCGTCCCCCTGCTTCGTGCACCAAAAGGTCGGCGGCGGCAAGGTCCCAGTCGTTACCATTGGGCGAGGCGAAGGCGGCATCGAGCTCGCCGGTGGCGACGCGGGCGATGCGCAGGGCGAGCGAGCGGATCCGCTGCACCCGGTGGGCGGTGCCCGCGCGGTCGATATGGTTGAGGAAGGGCACCGGCCCGTCGACGCGCGCCCCGGCAAGATTCGGCGCCTGCGAGGCCTCGATCGCCCGCCCGTTGCGGGTCGCCCCGCCGCCGCGCACGGCGATGAACAGTTCTTCCGTCACCGGGGCGAACAGCGCGCCGGCGATGGGGCGGCCATCCTCCACCAGCGCGGCCTCGACGCACCAGTCCGCCCCGCCGGCCATATAGGCGCGGGTGCCGTCGATCGGATCGACGATCCAGACCCGGCGGCGCGTCAGGCGCGAGGGCTCGTCCACCGTCTCTTCCGACAGCCAGCCATAATCCGGGCCGATGAGGCTGAGCCGCTCGCGCAGCATCAGGTCGACGGCCAGGTCCGCCTCGGTCACCGGCGAGTCATTGTGCTTCGACCAAGACTTCACCCCGTCGCGGAACATGGCGACCGCCACGGCGCCGGCGGCGACCACGGCTTCGGCAAGGTGCCCTGCCGCGACGGCCGGATCGGCCAGCGGATCAGCCAGTGGGGCGTGCGGCGGGGTTGGGCGGTCGGCGGCGTTCTCGCTCATGCCGGGGGCTTAAGCGCAGCGGCGGGCGCTGGCAACCGCCAGATGAGCATGGAGGCCCCGCGCGGCAAGCTTCCGTCAAGCATAGCGGGCGGAAGTGGCTGTGCTTCCGGCGCGAAGAAACGGTCAACCATGTCCCTTAAGCCGGAAGCGAGGGGTCGAACGTTAGCTTGCCGATACGACCGGGGCCGTCAGAGCCTGAAAACCGGCAGGGATTACGATGATGCGTCCATTCCGAGCGGCGGCGCGAGCTGCCGAGCCGATCTTTCCCTATGTCTGC
Above is a window of Ancylobacter sp. WKF20 DNA encoding:
- a CDS encoding DUF4170 domain-containing protein: MTTPQLLHLVFGGELESLDGVTFKDLDKLDVVGIFPNYATAHAAWKAKAQQTVDNAQMRYFVVHLHRLLDPETSPAAR
- a CDS encoding 3'(2'),5'-bisphosphate nucleotidase CysQ, coding for MSENAADRPTPPHAPLADPLADPAVAAGHLAEAVVAAGAVAVAMFRDGVKSWSKHNDSPVTEADLAVDLMLRERLSLIGPDYGWLSEETVDEPSRLTRRRVWIVDPIDGTRAYMAGGADWCVEAALVEDGRPIAGALFAPVTEELFIAVRGGGATRNGRAIEASQAPNLAGARVDGPVPFLNHIDRAGTAHRVQRIRSLALRIARVATGELDAAFASPNGNDWDLAAADLLVHEAGGRLTTLDGLPLAYNAPIPRHGALVSSGALLHPSLMDAVR